The sequence below is a genomic window from Anaerocolumna chitinilytica.
AGCCAATTCTTATAACTGAATGCGGCGGAATTCATTATAACAATTCCGAACAAGGCAGCTGGGGTTATACCAATGCAGACAGCGAAGAAGATTTCTTACAGCAATATGGCTTTGTTATTGATAATATCATGCAGTCGGATTATATATACGGATTTTGTTATACCCAGTTATCGGATGTAGAACAGGAAACCAACGGTCTCCTTACCTATAAAAGAGAGCCCAAGTGTGCTCCCGAGAAAATAAAAGCGATTAACAACCAATACCGTCACAATATTGCTATTATACCAGAAAAGTAAACAATTATTCTTACCTGAAAAATCAAGATTTTTCAGGTAAGAAATCATAATATGATTCTAGAATAATCATAAGTATTCTTCTAGAATCATTTGCTTATATGGAATCTATTATAAAACAGAAATCAGGAGGCTTGTCTATGAACTGGATAGTTATAAAGGAAGAAAATATTGATGGAACAAACTTCACACTTCAGGCAGAAGGAGAAGTTTCTGCCTTAGAAGATTGGTGGGGTATTCAGTTTTTAGCAGATTCTGCTTCACCAGATACATCGGGCTATCTCTTTCGTTTAACAGGAGAAGGCTGTAGCGAACTTCTTCTGCTATCCGAAAAAACAGAAGCACATATCCTTCAAAGGAGAAAAACCGGTTCGATTATACCGGACCATCCTTACCGAATTACCATTGAGAAAAAGGACAATATTTTCACTGGTTTTCTTGAGGATGCTTTAAGAGCTTCCTCTGCTTCTCTTTGGCCTTTATTCGAACTCCCGCTGCCAGCTGTATCCGGCAACCTTGCTGCGCTGGTTATTGCTCCACATACAGAAGCTCCGGGAAAGAACGAGAAACCATTGTGCCATAATTTTCATATTTGTTCTCTTCCTTGCTCTGAGCCTGCTATGCCATCGGTTCCCCAATACCAGAATCCAATATTAAACGGTTATGCAGACCCCGATATTCTATTCTACCAGGGAACTTACTACCTGTATGCAACTTCATCCACTATGCCCGTGGGATTCGAAGCCTACCAATCAAAAGATTTAGTGAACTGGGAATACAGCGGCAGAATTATGGAAGAAGCCTGGGGTCAGAAACGGTGGTATTGGGCCCCCGGAATTATTGAAAAAGGCGGTAAATTTTATCTGCTGGCCTCCGTTAACGAGCACCTTGGCATCGCCGTCAGCACTTCCCCGGTGGGGCCCTTTATACCGGAACCGGATTACCTTTTTGATAAAAGTATTGATGGTCATTTTTTCCTGGACGAGGATGGCTCTCTTTATATTTACTACGTTTCCTGGAGGGAGGGCAAGACCTACGCCATATATGCCATGAAAATGGAAGATGATTGTGTAACCCCCATTCTGAGGACAGAAACACTGGTTATAAAAGCTGATGAAGAATGGGAACAGCAGCAAGCTCCGGTGGCAGAAGCCCCTTATGTCATAAAACACAGGGGTAAATATTACCTAACCTATTCCGGCAGTCATTTTGAAAGTAAAGGCTATGCTGTTGGTTATGCCGTTTCGGATAGTCCTCTCGGCCCCTTTGTAAAATATGAGGGCAACCCAATCCTCTCCCACCATTACCTGGCTCACGGCCCCGGACACCATTGCCTCGTGAAGGCACCCCTTAGCGAAGATATCTTCATTATATACCATACCCATCATAACACCGAAGCCGTCCAACCGCGAAATATCTGTATCGACCGTATCCGTTTTGTTCCGGAGGAAGGAAAAGAAGACAGATTAGAGGTATATGGTCCCACCGTCACACCTCAGCCTTATCCTTTTCCTATTAATTAGTATCAGTAACAAAATAACCTCTAATTCGTCCAGAATTTGACTTCTCCGCCAAAAAGGATTACTATACTACAGAAGAATAAACCTGGAGGAAAAACATTATGGAAGCTTTGTTAGTTAAAGGCGGTCTGGTACATGATGCCGTTCACGAAATTCCCTACATAGCAGACATCTTAGCCATAGATGGGAAAATTAAATTAATACAACCGGATATACTTCCTGAAGAAGGCATGGAGGTAATTGATGCCACAGGCTTATGGGTATACCCGGGTCTGGTAGATGCCC
It includes:
- a CDS encoding glycoside hydrolase family 43 protein — its product is MNWIVIKEENIDGTNFTLQAEGEVSALEDWWGIQFLADSASPDTSGYLFRLTGEGCSELLLLSEKTEAHILQRRKTGSIIPDHPYRITIEKKDNIFTGFLEDALRASSASLWPLFELPLPAVSGNLAALVIAPHTEAPGKNEKPLCHNFHICSLPCSEPAMPSVPQYQNPILNGYADPDILFYQGTYYLYATSSTMPVGFEAYQSKDLVNWEYSGRIMEEAWGQKRWYWAPGIIEKGGKFYLLASVNEHLGIAVSTSPVGPFIPEPDYLFDKSIDGHFFLDEDGSLYIYYVSWREGKTYAIYAMKMEDDCVTPILRTETLVIKADEEWEQQQAPVAEAPYVIKHRGKYYLTYSGSHFESKGYAVGYAVSDSPLGPFVKYEGNPILSHHYLAHGPGHHCLVKAPLSEDIFIIYHTHHNTEAVQPRNICIDRIRFVPEEGKEDRLEVYGPTVTPQPYPFPIN